In one Diabrotica virgifera virgifera chromosome 5, PGI_DIABVI_V3a genomic region, the following are encoded:
- the LOC114332374 gene encoding neuropeptide-like 4, giving the protein MFKLIAFFAILAAAFAVPAPNPSPKPDPLTLYSAGLPLTYSASYQPLAYSNLGYNYLPYAYNYNYYNGYAPLAYRNLYY; this is encoded by the coding sequence ATTGCTTTCTTCGCCATCTTGGCCGCAGCTTTCGCAGTGCCAGCCCCCAACCCTAGCCCCAAACCTGATCCACTAACTCTGTATTCAGCAGGTCTTCCCTTGACATACAGCGCATCGTATCAACCATTGGCGTACTCGAACTTGGGCTACAACTACCTGCCATATGCCTACAACTACAACTACTACAACGGATATGCACCATTGGCCTACAGGAACCTCTACTATTAG